TGGTTCAGAACCGGCAGGTCGAATTGCTGCCCCATGCCCAGCCGCTTCGCAAAGGCGGCGACCCTGCCGAAGCCGACCTGCTGCGCGAAGTGGTAGTAATAGCTGTCGCAGCTCTGGTAGATGGCTTTCGCCATGTCGACCGTGCCGTGATTGCTCCAGCAATTGAAGAACCGGTTGCCTATGCGCCGTCCGCCGCCGCACTGGATCGTCTCCGAAGGATCGACCCCGTCGAGCAGGAAGGCCATCGAATGCATCGGCTTGATCGTGGAGCCGGGCGGATAAAGGCCTTTCAGGACCTTGTTGCGCAGCGGTACGCGCTCGTCATCGCGCAGCATGGAATATTCAAGGCTGCCGATGCCGGAGGAAAAGCTGTTGGGATCGAAACTGGGCATGGATGCCATGCACAAGAGGTCGCCCGTTTCGCAGTCCATCACGACGACAGAGCCGCTTTCCAGCCCGATCCGCCGCGCGGCGTAATCCTGCAACGGTCCGTCGATCGTGGTCCTGAGGGGATCGCCTTGCACATCGGGCCGCGTGTCCAGGTCGCGCACGATTCGGCCCGATGCGGTCACCTCCACGCGGCGCGCTCCAGGTTCACCACGGATGACCTGCTCGAACTGTTTTTCCAGGCCGTCCTTGCCGATCTTGTAGCCCGGCGTCACGAGCAGGGGGTTCTTCTCCTCCTCATACTCTTCCGCGTTGGCGACACCGACATAGCCGATGAGGTGGCCGACGCTGGGGCCGGTCGGGTAATAGCGGGAAAAACCGCGCTGCGGGATGACGCCCGGCAGGTCCGGCAGGCGAAGGCTGACAGCGGCGAACTGATCGTAATCCAGGCCGCTGGCAACCTCGACCGGCTGGTAGCTCGTGCCTTTCTCGATCTCGTCGAGGATGTCCGCCTTGCGCACCGGGTCGAGGTCCAGCAATTCGCCGAGGATCTCGACCTGCTGCTCTGCATTCACCAAACGTTCGGGAATGATGTCGACCCGAAAATCGGCGCGGTTGGAGGCGAGGGGAGCGCCGTTGCGATCGAGGATCCAGCCTCGGCGCGGCGGGATCAGGGTCAGGTTGACGCGGTTGCTCTCGCTCTCGACCTCGTACCGCTCGTTCTCGGCAATGGCGATATAGCCCATGCGAACAGCCAGCAGCGTGCCGATGCCGGCCCCGAACGACCCGAGCACGAAGCTGCGCCGGTCGAAGCTGTTCTTCAGCGTCGCCCCGGTGATGATCTGCCCCGACTTCCCGCTCAGCATCAGTCGTTCACCCTGAAGCGAAGAAGGCGCAGCCGATCGAGCACCGCCACGATGCGCGCGACAACCGGGAAGATGAGGATCGAGAGCAGGATCTGGGGACCGGTTGCGATGATTGCCCACAGACTGACATCGGCCCCCGACAGGAGGGCAGCGCCGACGATTGCGACCATGATGGCAAGCGAGGCGGCCAGCCAGTCCTGCCAGAAACTGCGCCACGGGAAGCGGGTCTCGAACGCCTCGATGGCAAGCATGGTCACGGAAAAGAACACGATACCACTGCCGAGTGGCTGTCCGCTGAACAGGTCGTCGAACAGGCCGAGGGGGAAACCCGCCCAGACCGGAAGGAGCCCCGGACGCACGAGCCGCCAGGCCAGCATCATCAGGAACCCGAGCGGGGGAACGAGCGGGATGGCGCTGACCATGGCGAGGAATGGCAGCATCGAACCGATAAGGATCGAAAGCCACGGAAGGACATTGGCGAGGATCCGCGAGTGATCGCGGTTTATC
This is a stretch of genomic DNA from Erythrobacteraceae bacterium WH01K. It encodes these proteins:
- the mrdA gene encoding penicillin-binding protein 2, translated to MLSGKSGQIITGATLKNSFDRRSFVLGSFGAGIGTLLAVRMGYIAIAENERYEVESESNRVNLTLIPPRRGWILDRNGAPLASNRADFRVDIIPERLVNAEQQVEILGELLDLDPVRKADILDEIEKGTSYQPVEVASGLDYDQFAAVSLRLPDLPGVIPQRGFSRYYPTGPSVGHLIGYVGVANAEEYEEEKNPLLVTPGYKIGKDGLEKQFEQVIRGEPGARRVEVTASGRIVRDLDTRPDVQGDPLRTTIDGPLQDYAARRIGLESGSVVVMDCETGDLLCMASMPSFDPNSFSSGIGSLEYSMLRDDERVPLRNKVLKGLYPPGSTIKPMHSMAFLLDGVDPSETIQCGGGRRIGNRFFNCWSNHGTVDMAKAIYQSCDSYYYHFAQQVGFGRVAAFAKRLGMGQQFDLPVLNQFYGTVPSPDWKQNKFDRAWEPYDTVNASIGQGYYLANPLQLAVMSARLATNKHVEPRLLLTGKTPTFQSEGFNSEHLVKVREAMSDVVNGPGTAGRARLPLDDVKMAGKTGTAQVVSLSVSDGRSGPWKYRDHGLFVFFAPLEKPKYAGAVVIEHGGGSGSAYPIARDVMTYLFDPAKGMEALRTYEEQWGGTAQERLNRKYAAYAQAAGEQVEPIAARNEDIGARVEAEARAAAAQQEAIAEQLRGERAE
- the mreD gene encoding rod shape-determining protein MreD, translating into MERLSNNSRRDRYGSRINRDHSRILANVLPWLSILIGSMLPFLAMVSAIPLVPPLGFLMMLAWRLVRPGLLPVWAGFPLGLFDDLFSGQPLGSGIVFFSVTMLAIEAFETRFPWRSFWQDWLAASLAIMVAIVGAALLSGADVSLWAIIATGPQILLSILIFPVVARIVAVLDRLRLLRFRVND